The window GCGGTTTCTTGAGCGTACCTAAAATGACTAATTCTAACACATGCTCGGAGAGATGGGATGAAGAAGCTTATTACTCTGTTGTTCTTTCTGGTGCTGGCCCTGCCTGCTGTTGCATCGGCTGAGAAGCCGGTTCTGATGATGTCCACCACGACCAGCACCGACAACACGGGCCTGCTGGACGTCCTGAAGCCTGCGTTTGAAGCCGAGACGGGCATAGAACTCCGCTGGACTGCTGTTGGTACCGGCAAGGCGCTTGCCATGGGGCAGAACTGTGACGTTGACGTGCTTCTCGTGCACGCACCCGCTTCCGAAAAGAAGTTTGTGGAAGAAGGTTTTGGTGTGGACCGCACCCAGCTCATGTACAACGACTTCGTGATCGTCGGTCCTGCTGCTGACCCCGCCAAGGTCAAGGGTATGTCCGTGGGCGACGCCCTGAAGAAGATTGCGCACACCGCTACGCCCTTCTGCTCCCGTGGTGACAACTCCGGGACCCACAAGAAGGAACTGTCTTTGTGGAAGTCTTCCGGCATGGCAGTGCCCGAGAAGGATGCATGGTACATCCAGACCGGTCAGGGCATGCTGCCCACCATTAACGTAGCGAATGAAAAGAACGCCTACACCATGACCGACCGCGGTACCTTCATCAAGTATGAGGCTTCCCACAACGGCAATCCGCCCATGGTCATTCTGGTCGAGGGCGACGGTGTTCTCTTCAACCAGTACAGCGCCATGGCCGTTAATCCCAAGAACTGCCCCAATGCCAAGTTTGATCTTGCCAAGAAGTACATTGACTGGATGGCTTCCCCTGCCACCCAGAAGCGTATTGGCGAGTTCTCCCTCATGGGTAAGCAGCTGTTCACCCCCAACGCGGGCAAGTAGGCGTAAGTTACTCTAGAGATGAAAACATGTAAGGGCGGTTGCGTACCGCCCTTTTTTATGGAACAGGTGTTCATCTATGGATTTCATACTGGAAGGCATATACAGAGCATTTCTGCTCCTGTTTGGTGGTCATGAGGAAACCTGGTCCGCGGTGTATGCAACCGTGGCTGTTTCCAGCATGTCCATCGTCGCCACCGTGCTTCTCGGCGCACCACTGGGCTTTCTGCTCGGCTACTGTCGTTTTCCCGGCAGGCGGGTGGTGCGGTTGATTGTGGATACCCTGCTTTCCTTCCCCACGGTCGTCATCGG is drawn from Desulfovibrio mangrovi and contains these coding sequences:
- a CDS encoding substrate-binding domain-containing protein; amino-acid sequence: MKKLITLLFFLVLALPAVASAEKPVLMMSTTTSTDNTGLLDVLKPAFEAETGIELRWTAVGTGKALAMGQNCDVDVLLVHAPASEKKFVEEGFGVDRTQLMYNDFVIVGPAADPAKVKGMSVGDALKKIAHTATPFCSRGDNSGTHKKELSLWKSSGMAVPEKDAWYIQTGQGMLPTINVANEKNAYTMTDRGTFIKYEASHNGNPPMVILVEGDGVLFNQYSAMAVNPKNCPNAKFDLAKKYIDWMASPATQKRIGEFSLMGKQLFTPNAGK